In the Sarcophilus harrisii chromosome 3, mSarHar1.11, whole genome shotgun sequence genome, one interval contains:
- the RRP8 gene encoding ribosomal RNA-processing protein 8, giving the protein MFEEPEWAEEAPAPAARPPPIPRAGVKSAPRAKGFSRKQLQATLQALQAAALPYPLPNQEGNDSNSDSDVGEEKRKKRKKTPKVAPFMEENSKLPVQRVKIKKGESKGSGTPKNSDLVSVLPQKDPALMSTTHRPVEDRNTTEPRLSRKQWRNRQKNKRRQKNKFLPLKPQSVAAPEQETAPELTEECESTLEAKESRSSLDRGGMLRAKMKLRLEGARFRFLNEQLYSVTSSAASHIFQEDPEAFELYHRGFQNQIKRWPLKPVDQIVKDLKQQ; this is encoded by the exons ATGTTCGAGGAGCCCGAGTGGGCCGAGGAGGCCCCGGCCCCGGCCGCCCGCCCGCCGCCGATCCCGCGCGCTGGGGTTAAGTCAGCGCCGCGCGCCAAG gGCTTCAGCCGTAAACAGCTCCAAGCTACATTACAGGCACTCCAGGCTGCAGCACTGCCTTATCCTCTTCCTAACCAAGAGGGCAATGACTCCAACTCAGATTCTGACgttggggaggagaagagaaaaaagaggaagaagaccCCCAAAGTGGCTCCATTTATGGAAGAAAATTCAAAGCTACCAGTTCAAAGAGTAAAAATTAAGAAAGGAGAGAGCAAAG GCTCTGGAACCCCAAAGAATAGTGATCTGGTCTCTGTGCTTCCCCAGAAGGACCCAGCCCTCATGAGCACCACTCACAGACCAGTGGAAGATAGGAATACCACAGAACCAAGGCTAAGTCGGAAACAGTGGAGAAACCgtcagaaaaacaaaaggagacaaaaaaataaGTTTCTGCCCCTGAAGCCACAGAGTGTTGCAGCTCCTGAACAGGAGACTGCCCCTGAACTGACAGAGGAGTGTGAGTCAACGTTGGAAGCAAAGGAGTCAAGGTCATCTCTGGACAGGGGTGGGATGCTTCGGGCAAAGATGAAGCTAAGGCTTGAAGGAGCTCGTTTCCGTTTCCTCAATGAGCAGCTTTACTCTGTAACCAGCAGTGCCGCAAGCCATATCTTCCAGGAAGACCCTGAGGCCTTTGAGCTTTACCATCGTGGCTTTCAGAACCAAATAAAGCGATGGCCCTTGAAGCCTGTGGACCAAATCGTGAAAGATTTGAAACAGCAGTGA